In a genomic window of Quercus lobata isolate SW786 chromosome 4, ValleyOak3.0 Primary Assembly, whole genome shotgun sequence:
- the LOC115986137 gene encoding uncharacterized protein LOC115986137 codes for MDHLKSLNEEAWQYLADIEPAQWTRSYFSSRALTDCMVNNLSESFNSMILKARDKPILSMLEWIRVRLMSRLYKKKVGIEKYDVPSGRFVYEVDNGRERHVVDLVNRTCSCRIWDLTGIPCKHGVAAIFVNREKLEDYTHPCYYKDAYVETYKTPIPPMPGQSEWMSSGQPKPVASIVYKPPGRPPMKRKRDADEPNPYKVSRGNRPVRCGRCQQEGHNARGCKANVTGETAWERRQRLQKGKSGSGRPSTQRQGSQAPSSSQTQSSAQPPPTHQPYIMASSNQAAGSQPQAPAPQPQAPWLGPPAPWSQNPSQWYSSDFRYTVRGAPWFSSSQPTPHTPAETWDSRPQSSQPTRPPVTRGAALRGRGDAARPQKCITRGG; via the exons ATGGACCATCTTAAGAGTTTGAATGAAGAAGCTTGGCAGTACCTGGCTGATATAGAGCCTGCACAGTGGACTAGATCCTACTTTTCTTCAAGAGCTTTGACAGATTGTATGGTAAACAATCTGAGTGAGAGTTTTAACTCTATGATTCTGAAGGCTAGAGACAAGCCCATCTTATCAATGCTGGAGTGGATCAGAGTTAGGCTTATGAGCAGGCTGTATAAAAAGAAGGTTGGCATAGAAAAGTATGATG TTCCTTCTGGGAGGTTTGTGTATGAGGTTGACAATGGGAGGGAAAGGCATGTGGTGGACTTGGTAAATAGGACATGTAGTTGTAGAATATGGGACTTGACAGGAATCCCTTGCAAGCATGGAGTTGCAGCCATTTTTGTGAATCGTGAGAAACTAGAAGACTACACCCATCCATGCTACTACAAGGATGCTTATGTGGAGACATACAAGACACCCATACCTCCCATGCCTGGCCAGTCTGAGTGGATGTCAAGTGGCCAACCCAAGCCTGTTGCATCTATTGTCTATAAGCCACCAGGCAGGCCACccatgaagaggaagagagatgctgATGAGCCCAACCCTTATAAGGTGTCTAGAGGAAACAGGCCAGTGAGGTGTGGAAGGTGTCAACAGGAAGGGCACAATGCAAGGGGATGCAAGGCCAATGTCACTGGTGAGACAGCATGGGAGAGGAGGCAGAGATTGCAGAAAGGGAAATCT GGAAGTGGAAGGCCTTCTACACAGAGGCAAGGATCCCAGGCCCCATCTTCATCACAGACCCAATCCTCAGCTCAGCCCCCACCAACACATCAGCCTTACATTATGGCCTCATCCAACCAGGCAGCAGGGTCACAGCCACAAGCTCCAGCTCCACAGCCACAAGCTCCATGGTTAGGGCCACCAGCTCCATGGTCACAGAACCCAAGTCAATGGTACTCTTCAGACTTTAGGTACACAGTTAGAGGAGCTCCTTGGTTCTCTTCAAGCCAGCCAACACCACACACTCCTGCAGAAACATGGGACAGTAGACCACAATCATCACAG CCTACAAGACCACCTGTTACCAGAGGAGCTGCTTTGAGAGGAAGGGGTGATGCAGCTAGACCTCAGAAATGTATAACAAGAGGTGGATAG
- the LOC115986136 gene encoding uncharacterized protein LOC115986136 codes for MRCVSTPSFSIRINGKAYGNVIPSRGLRQGDPLSPYLFLICDEGFTSLLAKAELDGKLHGVAVYRNAPRITNLLFADDSLIFCQANKDEVQVVSDTLQLYADASGQCINLEKSSAYFSSNVSVEQKAWIIDKLKVKAVERFDSYLGLPTLIGRRKYDSFAFLKERVWKKMQGWKGKLLSRAGKEILIKVVAQSIPTYTMGVFQLPGKLCDELDAMCARFWWGQVGKERKIHWKSWSFLTQSKKEGGMGFRDIRSFNLAMLAKQGWRLLQDKNSLLYNCFKAKYFPRCEFLEAKDCQNSSYVWKSLLAAQPVLRRGCYWRVGNGASIHVLKDCWLPNQPTRKILFQPEEDIWEWKVSNLIEWQTHQWDRERIQALFHQFDAETILQVPLSRRVVQDSLVWLFTKKASYSVKSGYHVTKLLKMAESSSGETSVQRASTSLWLRVWKARVPNKIASSWSHTEAVIGGMGFILGDLLANLATEEHVHIPASQAWQPPQGDFFKLNFDGASFDNGATSGYGVVIRNRNGEVMVAVSAKGGAVRDSEELEVMACRKALEFAIDAGFMEVILEGFRSISASCVRRSANGVAHALAKFARLSDNDIVWMGEDPPPAVDALYLDSSLLI; via the exons ATGAGGTGTGTTTCTACACCTTCCTTCTCTATTCGGATTAATGGAAAAGCCTATGGCAATGTCATTCCTTCTAGAGGTCTTCGCCAAGGTGATCCATTGTCTCCTTATCTGTTTCTAATATGTGATGAAGGTTTTACCTCGCTCCTTGCTAAAGCAGAACTAGATGGGAAGTTGCATGGAGTGGCAGTCTATAGAAATGCTCCTCGTATAACTAATTTGCTTTTTGCTGatgactctttgattttttgtcaGGCTAATAAAGATGAAGTGCAGGTTGTTTCAGATACTCTACAGCTTTATGCTGATGCTTCTGGCCAATGCATTAACCTAGAGAAGTCTTCTGCTTACTTTAGCAGTAATGTATCTGTGGAGCAAAAAGCATGGATTATTGATAAACTAAAGGTGAAGGCCGTGGAAAGGTTTGATTCTTATTTGGGGCTGCCTACTTTGATTGGACGGAGGAAATATGATTCTTTTGCTTTCCTTAAGGAGCGAGTTTGGAAAAAGATGCAAGGTTGGAAAGGGAAGTTGCTTTCTAGGGCGGGGAAAGAGATTCTAATAAAAGTAGTGGCTCAATCTATTCCCACCTATACGATGGGGGTGTTTCAATTGCCTGGAAAATTATGTGATGAGTTGGATGCTATGTGTGCcagattttggtggggccaagtTGGTAAAGAGAGGAAAATTCACTGGAAAAGCTGGAGCTTTTTAACACAGTCAAAGAAAGAGGGTGGGATGGGCTTCCGAGATATTAGATCCTTTAATTTAGCTATGCTAGCAAAGCAAGGATGGCGGTTGTTGCAAGATAAAAACTCTCTTTTGTACAATTGTTTTAAGGCAAAATATTTTCCGCGGTGTGAGTTCCTTGAGGCGAAGGATTGTCAAAATAGCTCTTACGTTTGGAAGAGCTTGCTGGCTGCCCAACCGGTTTTGAGGAGAGGGTGTTATTGGAGAGTAGGTAATGGTGCTTCCATCCATGTTCTGAAGGACTGTTGGTTACCTAATCAGCCAACtagaaaaattttgttccaaCCCGAGGAGGATATTTGGGAGTGGAAGGTTTCAAACTTAATAGAGTGGCAGACCCACCAGTGGGATAGAGAACGGATTCAGGCTTTATTCCATCAGTTTGATGCTGAAACTATTCTTCAGGTTCCTTTGAGCAGGCGGGTTGTGCAAGATTCCTTGGTATGGTTGTTTACAAAGAAGGCCAGCTATAGTGTGAAGTCCGGGTACCATGTCACTAAGCTATTGAAGATGGCAGAGAGTTCCTCAGGAGAGACTTCAGTGCAAAGAGCAAGCACTTCCTTATGGTTACGGGTTTGGAAAGCAAGGGTCCCCAATAAG ATAGCTAGTAGCTGGTCTCATACCGAAGCTGTCATTGGAGGAATGGGATTTATTTTGGGTGATTTGTTGGCAAATTTGGCTACAGAGGAACACG TCCACATCCCTGCAAGTCAAGCATGGCAACCACCacaaggagatttcttcaagctGAATTTTGATGGAGCCAGTTTTGATAATGGTGCGACTTCGGGATATGGTGTTGTTATTCGCAATAGGAATGGTGAAGTTATGGTTGCTGTATCTGCCAAGGGTGGTGCTGTGAGGGATAGTGAAGAATTGGAGGTGATGGCTTGTCGCAAAGCCTTGGAATTTGCTATAGACGCTGGTTTTATGGAGGTGATACTAGAAG GTTTTAGATCCATCTCAGCTAGCTGTGTTAGGCGTAGTGCCAATGGTGTTGCTCATGCTTTGGCAAAATTTGCTAGGTTATCTGATAATGATATTGTATGGATGGGGGAGGATCCTCCccctgctgtggatgctctgtATTTGGATTCTAGTCTTTTGATTTAA